From one Comamonas piscis genomic stretch:
- a CDS encoding PTS sugar transporter subunit IIA encodes MNCLASILPPAQVLVSVDVSSKKRAFEEAGLLFESLHGLSRALVTDSLFARERLGSTGLGHGVAIPHGRIKGLKSPMAAVFQLERPIGFDAPDEQPVNLLIFLLVPEAATQQHLEILGEIAELLSNASLREQMKSSANAEQLHQMIDTWQSSANNTSTAHA; translated from the coding sequence ATGAACTGTCTTGCCTCTATCTTGCCTCCAGCTCAAGTGCTTGTGAGTGTGGATGTTTCCAGTAAAAAACGTGCATTTGAAGAAGCAGGTCTGCTGTTCGAGAGCCTGCACGGCCTCTCCCGCGCCTTGGTCACCGACAGCCTGTTCGCCCGCGAACGGCTGGGCTCGACCGGTTTGGGCCACGGTGTTGCCATTCCGCATGGCCGCATCAAGGGACTCAAATCACCAATGGCTGCCGTGTTCCAGCTGGAGCGCCCGATTGGCTTTGACGCACCCGATGAGCAACCCGTCAACCTGCTGATCTTTCTGCTGGTGCCAGAGGCCGCCACGCAGCAGCATCTGGAGATCCTCGGCGAGATTGCCGAGCTGCTGTCCAATGCCAGCCTGCGCGAGCAGATGAAGTCCAGCGCCAATGCCGAGCAACTGCACCAGATGATCGACACCTGGCAGTCTTCAGCCAACAACACCTCCACCGCGCACGCCTGA
- the hprK gene encoding HPr(Ser) kinase/phosphatase produces MKPNVVSADVLFEEFRTSLRWEWLAGLGASERRFDEVAVRSARSSADLVGYLNYIHPYRAQVLGEREIAYLTNSTTEDCRRRIARIVTLEPPVLVLADGQGAPDELLSMCERAHIPMFSTKESAAFVIDVLRAYLSKHFADRTTMHGVFMDILGMGVLITGESGLGKSELGLELITRGNGLVADDAVDLYRINQTTIEGKCPDLLQNLLEVRGIGLLDIRAIFGETAVRRKMRLKLIVHLVRKETMERDYDRLPAAPLTQDVLGIPVMKVVIQVVAGRNIAVLVEAAVRNTILQLRGIDTYQEFVDRHRKAMASGREF; encoded by the coding sequence GTGAAACCCAATGTCGTAAGCGCCGATGTGTTGTTCGAGGAGTTCCGCACCTCGCTGCGCTGGGAATGGCTGGCGGGCCTGGGCGCCTCCGAGCGGCGCTTTGACGAAGTGGCGGTGCGCAGCGCCCGCTCCAGCGCTGACCTGGTGGGCTACCTCAACTACATCCACCCTTACCGGGCGCAGGTGTTGGGCGAGCGCGAAATCGCCTACCTCACCAACTCCACCACCGAAGACTGCCGCCGCCGCATTGCCCGCATCGTCACCCTGGAGCCGCCGGTGCTGGTGCTGGCCGATGGCCAGGGCGCGCCCGATGAGCTGCTGTCCATGTGCGAGCGCGCGCACATCCCCATGTTCTCCACCAAGGAGTCGGCGGCCTTTGTCATTGATGTGCTGCGCGCCTACCTGTCCAAGCACTTCGCCGACCGCACTACCATGCATGGCGTGTTCATGGACATTCTGGGCATGGGCGTGCTGATCACCGGCGAGTCCGGCCTGGGCAAGAGCGAGCTGGGGCTGGAGCTGATCACCCGTGGCAACGGCCTGGTGGCCGATGATGCGGTGGACCTGTACCGCATCAACCAGACCACGATTGAAGGCAAGTGCCCCGATCTGCTGCAGAACCTGCTGGAAGTGCGCGGTATCGGCCTGCTCGACATCCGCGCCATCTTTGGCGAGACCGCCGTGCGCCGCAAGATGCGGCTCAAGCTGATCGTGCACCTGGTGCGCAAGGAAACCATGGAGCGCGACTACGACCGCCTGCCCGCCGCACCACTGACCCAGGATGTGCTGGGCATTCCGGTGATGAAGGTGGTCATCCAGGTGGTGGCTGGCCGCAATATTGCGGTGCTGGTCGAGGCCGCGGTGCGCAACACCATCTTGCAGCTGCGCGGTATCGATACCTACCAGGAATTTGTGGACCGGCACCGCAAGGCCATGGCCAGCGGGCGTGAGTTCTAA
- a CDS encoding DUF1501 domain-containing protein: MQRRHFLSAAASVPLAFSLARARAAAPRSDTPRFLLVFLRGAYDSNSLLVPTHSDFYYDARPTIAIARPGEANGALPLDGRWGLHPAMEGSVLPLWQRKQACFVPFAGTDDLSRSHFETQDSIELGQPLEAHPGSRSGFMNRLAQLLQGRIGMAPMAFTAQLPLCMRGPARIANTALANVGKGGVDANRSRAIAAMYAGTALAPAVNEGFAVRETVLRGIQDEMDKAGRDAISAKGFSLVAQRMATLMRDQFDLGFVDVGGWDTHVNQGGASGNLANRLDDLGRGLATFAQEMGPEAWRHTVVAVVSEFGRTFRENGNKGTDHGHGTAYWLLGGGLSAQAGGQMVGEQVEVSEASLFQNRDYPVLNDYRGVLGGLFARMYGLSPAQLQQVFPQAAVQDLRLV; the protein is encoded by the coding sequence ATGCAAAGACGCCACTTTCTCTCCGCCGCCGCCAGTGTGCCGCTGGCCTTTAGCCTGGCGCGTGCCCGCGCTGCCGCACCCCGCAGCGATACACCGCGCTTTTTGCTGGTGTTTCTGCGCGGCGCCTATGACAGCAACAGCCTGCTGGTGCCCACGCACAGCGATTTTTACTATGACGCGCGCCCGACGATTGCCATCGCGCGCCCGGGCGAGGCCAATGGCGCCCTGCCGCTGGATGGGCGCTGGGGCCTGCACCCGGCGATGGAGGGCAGCGTGCTGCCACTGTGGCAGCGCAAGCAGGCCTGCTTTGTGCCCTTTGCCGGCACCGATGACCTGTCGCGCAGCCATTTTGAAACCCAGGATTCCATCGAGCTTGGCCAGCCTTTGGAGGCGCACCCGGGCTCGCGCTCCGGCTTTATGAACCGCCTGGCGCAGCTGCTGCAAGGGCGCATCGGCATGGCGCCGATGGCTTTTACCGCCCAGTTGCCGCTGTGCATGCGCGGGCCGGCCCGCATTGCCAACACGGCGCTGGCCAACGTGGGCAAGGGCGGTGTGGATGCCAACCGCAGCCGCGCGATTGCCGCCATGTACGCCGGCACCGCGCTGGCGCCTGCGGTGAACGAGGGCTTTGCGGTGCGCGAGACGGTGTTGCGCGGCATTCAGGACGAGATGGACAAGGCCGGGCGCGATGCCATCAGCGCCAAGGGCTTCAGCCTGGTGGCGCAGCGCATGGCCACCTTGATGCGCGACCAGTTCGACCTGGGCTTTGTCGATGTGGGCGGCTGGGACACGCATGTGAACCAGGGCGGCGCCAGTGGCAACCTGGCCAACCGGCTCGATGACCTGGGCCGGGGCCTGGCCACCTTCGCGCAAGAGATGGGGCCCGAAGCCTGGCGCCACACCGTGGTTGCCGTGGTCAGCGAGTTTGGCCGTACGTTCCGCGAAAACGGCAACAAGGGCACCGACCATGGCCATGGCACCGCCTACTGGCTGCTGGGCGGTGGCCTGTCGGCGCAGGCAGGCGGCCAGATGGTGGGTGAGCAGGTGGAGGTGAGCGAAGCCAGCCTGTTCCAGAACCGAGACTACCCCGTGCTCAACGACTACCGGGGCGTGCTGGGCGGGCTGTTTGCGCGCATGTATGGCCTGTCGCCAGCGCAGCTGCAGCAGGTGTTTCCGCAGGCTGCGGTCCAGGACCTGCGGCTGGTCTGA
- a CDS encoding DUF1800 domain-containing protein codes for MRAYRMLSLSAAALAGSLWLAACASHAPPDSASSQAAVPDAPLSAAQRQQWLDRVTWGASDSADAQLQRLGLQRWLDAQLAPRQSAHLPEQAQQQIAALEISQRSMADLQRDIAAQRQAARTATEQGQGDGEGARLRQQVQRHLNQLAAQAQQRQVLRALYSPAQLQEQMTWFWMNHFNVSTRKAETRLWIGDYEEQAIRPHALGNFRSLLEASMRHPAMLLYLDNASNAKGRINENYARELLELHTMGVGSGYTQADVQAMAHVLTGVGFSTRDAAAPPPRMAPALQADYRRQGFFEFNSSRHDYAPQVLLGQPLRAKGFAAVDEALDRIVASPATAQFIARKLALFFISDNPPPALVQRTAAAFARSHGDIAATLRALLTAPEALAQQGQRFKDPMHYVLGAVRLGYDERVASDVRPVIGWINRQGQPLYGHETPDGYPVSQSDWASSGQMAARFDVARQIATRSAVLFRAEPQAALEQPPYPDLAQRATVQARVAQWSAASREALSKARNVPDWNTYFLSAPEMMVR; via the coding sequence ATGCGCGCCTACCGAATGCTCTCCCTCAGCGCCGCCGCCTTGGCGGGCTCCTTGTGGCTTGCTGCTTGCGCCTCCCACGCGCCGCCAGATTCGGCCAGCAGCCAAGCGGCGGTACCGGATGCACCGCTGAGCGCCGCCCAGCGCCAGCAATGGCTGGACCGCGTGACCTGGGGCGCCAGCGACAGCGCGGATGCGCAGCTGCAGCGCTTGGGCCTGCAGCGCTGGCTGGACGCGCAGCTCGCACCCCGCCAGTCGGCCCATCTGCCTGAGCAAGCCCAGCAACAGATAGCAGCTTTGGAAATCAGCCAGCGCAGCATGGCGGATCTGCAGCGCGACATTGCTGCGCAGCGCCAAGCCGCACGTACCGCTACCGAGCAAGGCCAGGGCGATGGCGAAGGTGCGCGCCTGCGCCAGCAGGTACAGCGCCACCTGAACCAGCTGGCGGCCCAGGCCCAGCAGCGCCAGGTGCTGCGCGCGCTTTATTCGCCCGCGCAGTTGCAGGAGCAGATGACCTGGTTCTGGATGAACCACTTCAACGTCAGCACCCGCAAGGCCGAAACCCGGCTGTGGATTGGTGACTACGAAGAGCAGGCGATCCGCCCCCATGCCTTGGGCAACTTCCGCAGCTTGCTCGAAGCCAGCATGCGCCACCCGGCCATGCTGCTCTACTTGGACAACGCCAGCAATGCCAAAGGCCGCATCAACGAAAACTACGCCCGCGAGTTGCTGGAGCTGCACACCATGGGCGTGGGCAGTGGCTACACCCAGGCCGATGTACAGGCCATGGCCCATGTGCTGACGGGGGTGGGCTTCAGCACCCGCGATGCTGCCGCGCCGCCGCCCCGCATGGCGCCTGCGCTGCAGGCCGATTACCGCCGCCAGGGCTTTTTTGAGTTCAACTCCAGCCGGCACGACTATGCCCCCCAGGTCTTGCTGGGCCAGCCGCTGCGGGCCAAGGGCTTCGCGGCGGTGGATGAGGCGCTGGACCGCATCGTGGCCTCACCCGCCACGGCGCAGTTCATTGCGCGCAAGCTGGCGCTGTTCTTCATCAGCGATAACCCGCCGCCCGCCTTGGTGCAGCGCACGGCAGCGGCCTTTGCCCGCAGCCACGGCGATATAGCCGCCACCCTGCGTGCGCTGCTGACGGCGCCCGAGGCCTTGGCCCAGCAAGGCCAGCGCTTCAAGGACCCCATGCACTATGTGCTGGGCGCCGTGCGCCTGGGCTATGACGAGCGCGTGGCCAGCGATGTGCGCCCGGTGATCGGCTGGATCAACCGCCAGGGCCAGCCCCTCTATGGCCATGAAACGCCGGATGGCTACCCCGTATCGCAATCGGACTGGGCCAGTTCCGGCCAGATGGCGGCACGCTTTGATGTGGCGCGGCAGATCGCGACCCGCAGTGCCGTGCTGTTCCGCGCTGAACCGCAGGCCGCGCTGGAGCAGCCGCCTTACCCTGACCTGGCGCAGCGTGCCACAGTCCAGGCCCGCGTGGCGCAGTGGAGCGCGGCATCCCGCGAAGCGCTGTCCAAGGCGCGCAATGTGCCCGACTGGAACACCTACTTTCTCTCTGCCCCCGAAATGATGGTTCGCTGA
- the fur gene encoding ferric iron uptake transcriptional regulator, protein MKNIEELKSTGLKATLPRLKILDIFQNGAQRHMTAEDVFRVLLEERSDIGLATVYRVLTQFEQAGILIRSNFESGKAVYELNEGQHHDHFVCTSCGKVEEFYDPEIEKRQQSIAKSKGWIVHDHSMALYGQCAECATKAK, encoded by the coding sequence ATGAAAAATATTGAAGAACTCAAAAGCACTGGCCTCAAGGCGACTCTGCCTCGGCTGAAGATTCTGGATATCTTCCAGAACGGTGCACAGCGCCACATGACGGCGGAAGATGTGTTCCGCGTGCTGCTGGAGGAGCGTTCCGACATCGGCCTGGCCACCGTCTACCGCGTGCTGACCCAGTTCGAGCAGGCCGGCATTCTGATCCGCAGCAACTTCGAGAGCGGCAAGGCCGTCTACGAACTCAACGAAGGCCAGCACCACGACCATTTTGTCTGCACCAGCTGCGGCAAGGTCGAGGAGTTCTACGATCCCGAGATTGAAAAACGCCAGCAGTCGATTGCCAAGAGCAAGGGCTGGATTGTGCATGACCACTCGATGGCCCTGTATGGCCAATGCGCGGAGTGCGCCACTAAGGCCAAATAA
- a CDS encoding outer membrane protein assembly factor BamE — MPEFVRSGVRMAALLALGASVAACGSFNEASRKFASAVTPYKVEVVQGNVITKEQVDALQKGMSRQQVKDLLGTPLLASVFHANRWDYVFTIKRKGVPAQERRFTVFFNDTGLERFEGDEMPSEQEFVASVTTSIKNPKVPRLEATPDELAKYKADQPAPNADTADTSSSDTSTAAPPASYPPLESPQR; from the coding sequence ATGCCTGAATTTGTTCGTTCCGGTGTCCGCATGGCGGCGCTGTTGGCCCTGGGCGCCAGTGTGGCCGCTTGCGGCTCTTTCAATGAAGCCAGCCGTAAGTTCGCCAGCGCCGTCACGCCTTACAAGGTCGAGGTGGTGCAGGGCAACGTGATCACCAAAGAGCAGGTCGACGCGCTGCAAAAAGGCATGAGCCGCCAGCAGGTCAAGGATCTGCTGGGCACCCCGTTGCTGGCCAGCGTCTTCCATGCCAATCGCTGGGACTACGTGTTCACCATCAAGCGCAAGGGCGTGCCTGCACAAGAGCGTCGCTTCACCGTGTTCTTCAACGACACTGGCCTGGAGCGCTTTGAAGGCGATGAAATGCCCAGCGAGCAGGAGTTTGTCGCCTCGGTCACGACGTCGATCAAGAACCCCAAGGTGCCGCGCCTGGAAGCCACGCCCGATGAGTTGGCCAAGTACAAGGCTGACCAGCCTGCGCCCAATGCCGACACGGCAGACACCAGCAGCAGCGACACCAGCACCGCTGCGCCGCCTGCCAGCTACCCGCCGCTGGAATCACCACAGCGCTGA
- the dapB gene encoding 4-hydroxy-tetrahydrodipicolinate reductase has translation MTASLSPTSSTPISVAITGASGRMGRMLIEAVLASNDLRLSGALDAAGSASLGSDAGAFLGRDTGVRITADLAQGLQGADVLIDFTRPEGTLAHLAVAAERGVGVVIGTTGFSDEEKAQIRQFADKTAVLLSPNMSVGVNVTFKLLEMAAKALQEGGYDIEIVEAHHKHKVDAPSGTALKMGEVIAEAQGTQLADRAVYERFGHTGARVANSIGFASMRGGDIVGDHTVLFAGDGERIEISHKSSSRAGYANGSLRAARYLARQKAGLYDMYDVLGLH, from the coding sequence ATGACCGCCTCTCTCTCCCCAACGTCCAGTACCCCCATTTCCGTGGCCATTACCGGCGCCAGTGGCCGCATGGGCCGTATGCTGATCGAAGCCGTGCTGGCCAGCAACGACCTGCGACTGAGCGGTGCGCTGGATGCGGCAGGCAGTGCCAGCCTGGGCAGCGATGCAGGCGCCTTTTTGGGCCGTGATACCGGCGTTCGCATCACCGCCGACCTGGCCCAAGGCCTGCAAGGCGCTGATGTGCTGATTGACTTCACCCGCCCCGAAGGCACCCTGGCCCACCTGGCCGTGGCCGCAGAGCGCGGCGTAGGCGTGGTCATTGGCACTACCGGCTTCAGCGACGAAGAAAAGGCGCAGATCCGCCAGTTTGCCGACAAGACGGCAGTGCTGCTCTCCCCCAATATGAGCGTGGGCGTGAATGTGACCTTCAAGCTGCTGGAGATGGCGGCCAAGGCCTTGCAGGAAGGCGGCTACGACATCGAGATCGTTGAGGCCCATCACAAGCACAAGGTCGATGCTCCCTCGGGCACGGCGCTGAAGATGGGCGAGGTGATTGCCGAGGCCCAGGGCACGCAACTGGCCGACCGCGCCGTTTACGAGCGCTTTGGCCACACCGGCGCGCGCGTGGCCAACAGCATTGGCTTTGCCAGCATGCGCGGCGGCGATATCGTCGGCGACCACACCGTGCTGTTTGCCGGCGATGGCGAGCGCATCGAGATCTCCCACAAATCCAGCAGCCGCGCCGGCTATGCGAATGGCAGCCTGCGTGCCGCCCGCTACCTGGCCCGCCAAAAGGCCGGCCTGTACGACATGTACGACGTGCTCGGCCTGCACTGA
- a CDS encoding MotA/TolQ/ExbB proton channel family protein, producing the protein MTLWQWLSQADAVALATALALLAMSVISWVLILYKGWWLGRAQGATVQATQAFWQASSWEQARIQLPQIDRANLLTPVADAIAHIVAAEPAANHSLAVASGAQVQTTRVLREALHGASHRLQWGQTVLASIGATAPFVGLLGTVWGIHQALAALAGADHVSLEQLAGPVGEALVMTAAGLAVALPAVLAYNLLGRKLAQVEELLEGFAHDMQTWALQQAAQAPQAYTSVHAHTGVDAIAHVGSR; encoded by the coding sequence ATGACGCTTTGGCAATGGCTCTCACAAGCGGATGCGGTAGCGCTCGCCACCGCCTTGGCCCTGCTGGCAATGTCCGTCATCAGCTGGGTGCTGATTCTCTACAAGGGCTGGTGGCTGGGCCGCGCCCAGGGCGCCACCGTGCAAGCCACCCAGGCTTTTTGGCAAGCCAGCAGCTGGGAGCAGGCGCGTATCCAATTGCCGCAGATTGACCGTGCCAACCTGCTGACCCCGGTGGCCGATGCGATTGCCCACATTGTGGCGGCCGAGCCCGCCGCCAACCACAGCCTGGCTGTGGCCAGCGGCGCCCAGGTGCAAACCACCCGCGTGCTGCGCGAGGCCCTGCATGGCGCCAGCCACCGGCTGCAATGGGGGCAAACGGTGTTGGCCTCGATTGGTGCCACTGCCCCTTTTGTCGGTTTGCTGGGCACCGTTTGGGGCATCCACCAGGCACTGGCCGCACTGGCCGGTGCCGACCATGTCAGCCTGGAGCAGCTGGCCGGCCCCGTGGGCGAGGCGCTGGTGATGACCGCTGCCGGCCTGGCCGTCGCCTTGCCGGCCGTGCTGGCCTACAACCTGCTGGGCCGCAAACTCGCCCAGGTCGAGGAACTGCTCGAAGGCTTTGCCCATGACATGCAAACCTGGGCGCTGCAGCAGGCCGCCCAGGCACCGCAGGCTTACACCAGCGTCCATGCGCACACGGGCGTGGATGCAATCGCCCATGTGGGCAGCCGCTAA
- a CDS encoding ExbD/TolR family protein has product MAFGRFSKNPSSPPISAINVTPLVDVMLVLLVIFIMAAPLLAASIRLDLPQAASATRANPPAAIAVQINAQGELFADGEATDMDALKALLKQQAERNPQTEVQLSIDQSLPYARAVELMDAAQTAGLSRMGFVAQPPAPAAR; this is encoded by the coding sequence ATGGCCTTCGGACGCTTCAGCAAAAACCCCAGCAGCCCGCCCATCAGCGCCATCAATGTGACGCCGCTGGTGGATGTGATGCTGGTGCTGCTGGTCATCTTCATCATGGCCGCGCCCTTGCTGGCCGCCTCCATCCGGCTGGACCTGCCCCAGGCCGCCAGCGCCACCCGCGCCAATCCGCCCGCTGCGATTGCGGTGCAGATCAATGCCCAGGGCGAGCTGTTTGCCGATGGCGAAGCCACCGACATGGATGCCCTGAAGGCCTTGCTCAAGCAGCAGGCCGAGCGTAACCCGCAGACCGAGGTGCAGCTGTCCATCGACCAAAGCCTGCCCTATGCGCGTGCGGTGGAGCTGATGGATGCCGCGCAGACCGCCGGCCTGAGCCGCATGGGCTTTGTAGCCCAACCCCCGGCGCCTGCGGCGCGCTGA
- a CDS encoding DUF2157 domain-containing protein: protein MDSTLYQVSAQSAPADPRMPRLYALVVSAGTPATLAHKIRAGLLLVAALLLASGLIFWVAANWQAQSHWFKLGLIEGALALSVLAACLWPRLRLAALFCATLVLGGLLAYVGQTYQTGADAWQLFAAWAALALVWVALAASDLLWCVWVLIVAAAIVFWTGKLDLWQVLVADRDSFAQLMLRLVLWLALALVPLLVYCVPALRVRGGMGWWSQRLALGGALAAWSAIATVQLFDEATRQTVAAFTLSGTLVAASLLLSLFSRFRDFICTCLATVAANVLVLSLIARWIFEWQETEALLAFAVVVMVFLGVSVKALISAQHYLHAQQGNTQEVL, encoded by the coding sequence ATGGACTCCACCCTGTACCAAGTGAGCGCGCAATCGGCGCCTGCTGACCCCCGCATGCCAAGGCTGTATGCGCTGGTCGTGTCTGCGGGCACGCCCGCAACCCTGGCCCACAAAATACGCGCCGGCCTGCTGCTGGTGGCCGCATTGCTGCTGGCCAGCGGGCTGATCTTTTGGGTGGCGGCCAACTGGCAAGCGCAATCGCACTGGTTCAAGCTGGGCCTGATCGAAGGCGCGCTGGCGCTCTCGGTGCTGGCCGCCTGCCTGTGGCCGCGCTTGCGGCTCGCGGCGCTGTTCTGCGCCACCTTGGTGCTGGGCGGCTTGCTGGCCTATGTGGGCCAAACCTACCAGACGGGCGCCGATGCCTGGCAGCTGTTTGCCGCCTGGGCCGCGCTGGCGCTGGTCTGGGTGGCACTGGCCGCCAGCGATTTGCTGTGGTGCGTCTGGGTGCTGATCGTCGCCGCCGCCATCGTCTTCTGGACCGGCAAGCTCGATCTGTGGCAGGTGCTGGTCGCCGACCGCGACAGCTTTGCGCAGCTGATGCTGCGCCTGGTGCTGTGGCTGGCCTTGGCGCTGGTGCCGCTGCTGGTCTACTGCGTACCTGCCTTGCGAGTGCGCGGCGGCATGGGCTGGTGGTCGCAGCGGCTGGCGCTGGGCGGCGCACTGGCAGCCTGGTCGGCCATTGCCACCGTGCAGCTGTTTGATGAGGCCACGCGCCAGACCGTGGCGGCCTTTACGCTCAGCGGCACCCTGGTGGCCGCCAGCCTGCTGCTGTCGCTGTTCAGCCGTTTTCGGGACTTTATCTGCACCTGCCTGGCCACCGTGGCGGCGAATGTGTTGGTCCTATCGCTCATCGCCCGCTGGATATTTGAGTGGCAAGAGACCGAGGCCCTGCTCGCCTTCGCCGTCGTGGTGATGGTCTTCCTGGGCGTCTCGGTCAAGGCCTTGATCAGCGCGCAGCATTATCTGCATGCCCAGCAAGGCAACACCCAGGAGGTGCTGTGA